The DNA sequence GCGGCCGCCGCTATACCCGTGATCAGGTCACCTATCTCTGCCCGGTTTGTTCCGCGACGTACCGGCCTGGGATGCCGCTCAAAGGGGTGCTGCGCGCCGAGTTCGATTACGCAGCGATCCGCCGCACGCTTAATCCGCATCGGGTCGATTATGCCCTCTGGAACGCCGTCGAGGCTGACTATTTTCCCCCCTGTGCGGTCGGAAACACCCCCTTCACCCGCATCGACCGCTTCGGCGCTCTTGCCGGGTTCGCCAACGTCTGGGCCAAGAACGACGGTCTCAACCCCAGCGGTTCGCTCAAGGACCGCGCCTCCGTTCTGGTCGCGGCCGAGGCCCGGCGCACCGGCGCCCCCACCCTGGTCGCCGCCTCGACCGGCAACGCCGCTTCCTCCCTGGCCGCCGTTTGCGCTGCGGCGGGCCTGGCGTGCATCATCTTCGTCCCGGCCACTGCCCCCAGGGCCAAGCTGGTCCAGATGCTGATCCACGGGGCCAGGGTCCTCCCCATTAACGGCACCTACGACGACGCCTTCCGCCTCTCGCTCGAATACACGGCAAAGTACGGGGGATTGAACCGCAACACCGCCTACCACCCCCTCACCATCGAGGGCAAAAAAACGGCGGGCCTGGAGATTTTCCGGCAGAACGGCGGCCGCGCGCCGGAGGTCATCCTCGTGCCGGTGGGCGACGGGGTCATCCTCAGCGGCGTGCACAAGGCCTTTTACGATCTCAAGGCATCCGGGCTGATCGAGAAAATACCGCGGCTGATTGCGGTGCAGGCGGAATCGTCGGATGCCCTTCATCGTTTCATCGCGACCGGGCACTACCGTAATGCCGAAAAACCGCAGACTTTTGCCGATTCGATCTCGGTCGCGGCCCCGAGCAATGCCGTCATGGCGCGCCAGGCGGTGCTGGAGTCGGAGGGCTTTTCACTGACGGTTTCCGATGAGGAGATTCTGTCGGGGCAAAAAAAGCTGGCGGAAACCACGGGGATATTCGCCGAGCCGGCGGCGGCCGCAGCGGCGGCGGGATTACTCAAGCTGAAGGGGGATACGCGTCTCGATCCCGGGTCGCAGATCGTTTTGCTGGTCACCGGGCACGGCCTGAAGGATCCCGGCGCGGCCCTCGGCCGGCTCCAGCTTCCCCCACCAATCGAGCCGGAACTCGGCTATGTTGAAAAACTGCTGAATGATACTATTCGTTAAGCGATTTATTTATAACCTTTTCAACAGCCGCAGCAACCCGTCCAGGATCGTCAGGGGATGAGGCGGGCAGCCGGGAATGTATAGGTCGAGCGGCAGAAAGGCGCCGGCGCCGTCATGCACGGCGGCGTGGCCGCGAAAGAGGCCGCCGCTGATGGCGCAGGCCCCCACCGCCACAGCCAGTTTAGGCGGCGGGGTCGCCTCCCAGGTTTTGAGCAGGGCAAGGCGCATGTTCTCGCTCACCGGTCCGGTGACCAGAAGGGCATCCGCGTGGCGCGGCGAGGCGACGATCTGGATGCCGAAACGGCCCAGGTCGTAGACCGTGGTGCCCAGCACATTGATATCCACCTCGCAACCATTGCAGCCGCCGGCGCTGACTTGGCGCAGCTTGAGCGAACGCTCGAAAATCCTGCGAATCTCATCCGAAAGGGCAGCTGCCAGCCTGATCTCCCCTCCCCGCATCATCAGATCCTCACTCCGCGACACGGCCAGCCGGTAATCCTCCGTAAATTCGATCGCGCCGTTAGGACAGTCCTCACGGCATGCTCCGCAAAAGATACAGCGCCCCAGATCGAGCTGCAGAATGCCCTGTGGGTCATGGGAAAGGGCCTGCACCGGACAGGCCTCCATGCAGGCGCGGCAGCCGACGGGGCAGGGCTCCGGGGAGAGGCGCGGAGCGCCGCGGAAACGATCGGAGACGATGCGCTGCGGCGGCGGGAAGGCGATGGTCCGCCGGTCCTGTTTGAAACGCGCGGTGAGAATGCCGGACATGGTGCTCCTCGTTACAAATCAAAACCGCAGTAGGAGAGGTTGAAGCTCTTGTTGCACAAGGGGAAATCCGAGATCGCCTGGCCCCGCAAGCAAAGGGCCAGCCCCGGCCAGTTGTGGAACGAGGGATCGACGATCTTGTAGCGAGCCAGGCATCCGCGGGCGTCGGTCAGGGCGGCGTGACAGATCTCGCCGCGCCAGCCCTCACTGAGGGTGACGACGAAGCGGTTGGCCGCCAGCAGCCGGGCCGGCTCGCTGCGGATCTCGCCCCCCGG is a window from the bacterium genome containing:
- the thrC gene encoding threonine synthase — protein: MNVTFEYQCCECGRRYTRDQVTYLCPVCSATYRPGMPLKGVLRAEFDYAAIRRTLNPHRVDYALWNAVEADYFPPCAVGNTPFTRIDRFGALAGFANVWAKNDGLNPSGSLKDRASVLVAAEARRTGAPTLVAASTGNAASSLAAVCAAAGLACIIFVPATAPRAKLVQMLIHGARVLPINGTYDDAFRLSLEYTAKYGGLNRNTAYHPLTIEGKKTAGLEIFRQNGGRAPEVILVPVGDGVILSGVHKAFYDLKASGLIEKIPRLIAVQAESSDALHRFIATGHYRNAEKPQTFADSISVAAPSNAVMARQAVLESEGFSLTVSDEEILSGQKKLAETTGIFAEPAAAAAAAGLLKLKGDTRLDPGSQIVLLVTGHGLKDPGAALGRLQLPPPIEPELGYVEKLLNDTIR
- a CDS encoding 4Fe-4S binding protein, with the translated sequence MSGILTARFKQDRRTIAFPPPQRIVSDRFRGAPRLSPEPCPVGCRACMEACPVQALSHDPQGILQLDLGRCIFCGACREDCPNGAIEFTEDYRLAVSRSEDLMMRGGEIRLAAALSDEIRRIFERSLKLRQVSAGGCNGCEVDINVLGTTVYDLGRFGIQIVASPRHADALLVTGPVSENMRLALLKTWEATPPPKLAVAVGACAISGGLFRGHAAVHDGAGAFLPLDLYIPGCPPHPLTILDGLLRLLKRL